The genomic window ATAAAGAAGCGCGCGAGGTCGAGATAGCGCTGCTCGCCGGTGACGCGGCCGAGGCGGACCAGCGCCAGTTCGATTTCCTCGTGGCCGCAATAGCCGGGCTTCTGGTCCGGGCCGGGCCCGAATACGGAACCGATGTGGTCTGCATAGCGGCACATGGCGTCAAGCAGCGCAGGTTTGCCGGTCGCCTGGAAATAGGCAACCGCAGCCTCCATCAGATGGCCGGCGCAATAGAGCTCATGGCAATCGCGCAGATTGCTCCAGCGATCGCCGGGGCGCATGCGGATGAACCAGGAATTGAGATAGCCATCCGGTTGCTGCAGCTTGCAGAACATCGCGATGATCTCGTCGGTCTTCGCCTCGAGATCGGGGTTGGGCGTGCGGTAGAGCGCGTAGGCCGCCGTCTCGATAACCTTGGCGACGTCCGAATCCCAGAACATCTGGACATTGACGGTGTCCGGCGTGCCGTCGGCGCGGGTGTGGTAGGGCAGCCGCAGTGGCGGAACAGGAACATCAGGGTTGATCTGCTCGAGCATGCCGGCGGCAACGCAGCGATCATAGAGGATCATCGCCGTCTGATGCGCGACAGCATCGATGCGGTCGCCCCAGAACCCCTGGACGTCGACATCGGGGAGCGCGGGAGGGCGGAAGCCGCTGATGGCGGGAAGGTCGAAGGAAGTCATAGGTCAGTCCTTTTTGATCTTGATATTCACTTGACGGCGCCCGCGGTCAGGCCGCGGATGTAGTAGCGCTGCAAAAGCAGGAAGACGACGAGGCACGGCACCATCATCAGCGTCACGCCCGCCTGGACCGCGCCCCAGTCGATCGTGCCGTATTGTCCAGAGCGAACCGCGACCATCAACACCGGCAGGGTGTATTTCTGCTGGTCGGTCAGAAGGATGAGGGCTGCCAGGAACTCGTTCCAGGAGGCGAGGAAGGCGAAGATCGCGACCGTGGCCACGCCGGGAAGCACCAGCGGCAGCATGATCCGGTAGAGCACCTTGATGACCGAGGCGCCGTCGACGCGGGCCGCATCCTCGATCTCCTTCGGCACGGCGTCGAAGGCATTGCGCATCATGAAGATCGAGAACGGCATCTGCAGCGTGACGTAGACGCAGACGATACCGGTCAGCGTATTCTGCAGGCCGAGCTTGGACAGGATGACGAAAAGCGGCGTCAGAACCGACTGGAACGGGATCATGATCGTGGCGATGATCAGCACGAAAAGCGCGTTCTTGAACGGGAAACGGAAGCGCGAGAAACCGTAGCCGGCCAACAGGCTCACCACCACCGACAGGACCACTGTCGCCAGCGACACGGTGAGACTGTTGCCGGTATAGGTCCAGATACCGCTGCCGAAATCGGAGAGGTTCTGGTAGCTCTGGGTGCTGAAACCGGTCGTCGGCCATGGCGGCAAGGGCGGTTTGCGTGATTCCGCCGAGGTCTTGAAGCTCACCAGCAGACTCCAGGCGAGCGGCGCCAGAAACAGGAAGGCGAAAAACAGGCCAATCATATTGCGCCGGGTCATCTGAAACCGCTGGCGGCGTAATTTCATTTTGCGGCGGCTCATCACATACCCTCCGGATTGCGCAGAAGCCTGAGCTGGATCACGCTGATGGTGACCAGGATCAGCAGAAGGACCATCGACAGCGCCGAGCCGTAGCCCAGATGGAACGACATGAAGGACTGGCTGAAGATCCAGAACACAGTGGTGATCGTCTGGTTCTGCGGTCCGCCGTCCGAGATGATGTAGAACTGGTCGAAGGCGAGCATCGAGCCCGAAACCGACAGGATGAGGGCCAGCGCGATCGTGCGCCGCATCAGCGGAAGCGTGATGCGGCGGAAGCGCTGCCAGGAGGAGGCGCCGTCCACGCGGGCCGCTTCCTGCACCTCGGTGGAGATGCCCTGCAGACCGGTGAGCAGGATGATCATGTTGAAGCCCACCGTCTTCCAAACCACCATGACGATGATTGAGATGAAGGTGGTGTCGAAACTCGCCAGGAGGTTGACCGGCTTTTCGGTGAGCCCCAGCCGCCAGGCTAGCTGCGAGAACAGCCCGGAATCGACGTTCATCAGCCACACCCAGAGCAGGCTCGCCGAACCGAAACCGACCACGTAAGGCAGGAAGTAAGCCGTGCGGTAGAACCTGGTCATCGCATCCGGCCTGTCCACGAAGACGGCAAGCGGGAAGGCAACCGCAAAAAGCACGACCGTGACGATGAGCGTGTAGAACACCGTGAAGCGGAGCGAGTTCCAGAACTGGCTGTCGTGCAACATCTGCGCATAATTGCCGAGGCCGATGAAGCGCGGCGCGCCCATCAGCGGCCAGTTGTGAAGCGACATCCAGAAGGTCATGCATAACGGGATGACGAAGAATACGGTAACCAGCGCGACCGCTGGCGCGACGAACAGAAGTCCGACGAGTTGCTTGCGCCGAACCCGTCCCCGGCGCGGCCTGCGTGGCGTCGCTGTTGTGAATTGCGTTTCTGGCATGGCGCCTGTTCCGTGGGTCATGGAAAAATTGCCCCCGGAGCGCCGTGAACGGTGCCCGGGAAGGGAACCGGACGCCCCTTCAGGCGCCCGGGGAAAGCGCGATCAGTTGGACGCGTCGAGGATCGACTGCATCGTATCCTGCGCCCGCTTCAGGGAACCGTCGACATCATCGCCGAAGAAGGCTTCGCCAAGCATCTGCTTCCACGGCCCCGTCTTGGAATTGATGATGTCGTTGTAGACCGGCGAAGACGGCGTGCGCGCGGTTTCCATCGCTTCGACCGCCGTCAGGTAGCGGTCATCGAGGCCGGAAAGCGCCTCCTGCGCCACATCGGCGCGCGTCGGCAGGCTGCCCAGCTTGGCAAGCAGCGTCTGTCCCTCGACAGAATAGGCAAAGTCCAGGAATTCTTTCGCCGCGCCGAGCGTGTCGCGGCCCGCCGTGACGACGAAATTGTCGCCGCCGCCGAATGCGGAGGCGCCGCCATCCTTGCCTGGCAGGGGAGCCACGCCGAATTCGACATCCGGGTAGTTCTTGACAAGGTTGCCGATGGCAAAGGCGCCGATTGGCGAAATGCCGACATTGTCCGCCGCGAAGCCGCCAAAGAAATTGGTGCCTGTATCCGTCTTCGCGCTCTCCGGCACATAACCCTTGGCGACCATGTCGCGATAGAAATTGATCGCATCATGCATCTGCGGCGTATCGATGGTGGCGCGCTTGCCGTCATCCACCAGAATGTCGCCGCCCGATGCCCAGATCAGCGGCATGAAGGTGAAGGCATTGCAGCCGCCGCATGCGCCGGCGAAATAGAAACCGTAGGTGCCATCGCCGACCGCATTGACTTTACCGGCATATTCCTCGATTTCGGCCCAGTTGGCGGGCGCCTTGTCGGGATCAAGCCCGGCTTCGCGGAACAGCCTCTTGTTCCACAACAACACCGAAACATCGGCCGACATCGGCACGCCGTAAATCTTGCCGTCATAGGTGCCAGCCTCGACATGGGCCTTCGACAGCTGATCGAAATAGGGAAGGCTCCTGGCCAGTTCGGTCAGGTCCGCGAGCTGTCCGGCCTTGGCGAAAGCCGGCGTATAGACGAGATCGAGCGAGACGAAGTCGGGAGCCGAGCCGCCTGCGGCCGCCACGGCATATTTCTGCACCATCTCCGTGCTGGGCACGATCTGCAACTCGATCTGGTCCTCATGCGAGGCGTTGAAAGCCTCGATCAGGTCCGGCATGAAGGCTTCGCTGCTGTTGCGCACCCACATGCTGTAGGTTTCGGCGGAAGCGCCGAAGGGCGCCATGCTGAGGGCGAGCGCCGTCAGCGCCGCGATTTTAACGGGTTTCATTTCTATCCTCCTCCGATGTGGGGCCGTGTTCCGTGCCGGCCCCGTTGCACGCTTGCGAAAGGCGTCAGGAGCTGCGCACGACCAGTTTGCACGGCAGCTGCAAAAGCCCTCTCTCAATCTCCTCGCCATTGACCAGGCGCACGAGCGTGAGCCCGGCCTGGCGTCCAAGCTCCTTCAAATTCATGTCGATTGTGGTGAGCGGGGGCCGGGTCTCCTCGGCGACAATCTCCCAATTGTCGAAGCCCACCACGGCAACGTCATGCGGTATGGCCACGCCACGCTCGCGAAGGGCGTCCATCACCCCGCGCGCAATCTGGTCATTGCCGCAGAAGATACCGTCCGGCCGCTCATCGAAGGCCCAGAGCCTTGCAATGGCTTCATGCCCCCAATGCTCCGACCATGTGCCGCAAAGCACTCCGGCTGCAGGCATTTCCAGACCCGCAGCCTCCAGGGTCTGCCGATAGGAAAACGCACGCTCGCGCACGACCAGAAAATGTTCGGGGCCGGTGATGTGGGCGATACGCCGGCAGCCTCTTGCCGCCAGATGCCGCACCGCCTCGCCCGCCCCCTGCCGCTCGTCCGGCACAAGGGTAATTGTTCCTGCCGGCCCCTCGGTCAGCACGTAGACGACCGGGACCGGAACTTTCGAAAGATCGACAGGAAGCGGCCGGTCGACCCGCTTGCCCGTGGCGATGATCCCGTCAACCTGCTTGTCGAGCATCGCATCGACATGAATGCGGGCAAGCGCCGGATCCCCCCCGACCGAGCAGAGGAACACCGAAACGCCCTGGTCGATAAGCCCCTCCGATACGCCGGCCATGACAGGCAGGGTGAAACGGCCATAGGTGTCGTCCGTCAGCAGCCCGACGGTGAAGCTGCGCTTGCTGGTGAGGCTGCGCGCCAGCGCATTGGGGCGGAAACCCAGTTCTTCCGCAACGCGCCGGATACGGGCCCGGGTTTCCGCCGACATGCGGCCGGTATCGTTGAGCGCCTTCGACGCAGTGGCGGTGCTGACGCCGGCCTTCGAGGCCACGTCATAAATCGTAACACGCCCGCCACCATTCGCATCCGCCACGTCATTCTCCCAATGAAAAACCGGTTTCTCATTCGACATATCAAAAAATAACGCCTGAGAAAAGGGTTTCTCAAAACATTTTTGGCGGCTCGCTGTTGCCTACCCTCAATCCCTGCCTTGACGATGCTATGAAGTGTGACAGTTCGCGCAATCGAGTACGCGCCGAACAGCTTGAGATATCCAGCGTCATAATGAGCCAATTCCGTGAGTCTGGCATCTGGCTCTGGTTCGCTTCCCGGCAAGGGAGACAATAACCCTCCGCGCGATTTTGGCGCCGACAGGTTGGGATATCGGCCAGTTCTATTTTAGAAGACAGATTGCCGCGAGTGTGTGGGTGGGTCCATTGCCCGTCCAACATCTGCAGAAACGCATCGATGGAGCCGCTGATGAACTTGAGACAGATCGAAGTCTTTCGCGTGGTCATGACCAACGGAACCACGGCGCGGGCGGCCGAGGTGCTGCATATTTCACAGCCCGCCATCAGTAAGACCATACAGGAGCTGGAACGTTCCCTTGGCTTTGCCCTCTTCCTCCGCGTCAAGGGGCGGTTGCATCCAACCCCAGAAGGCCAGCTTTTCTTCCGGGAGGTGGAACACGCATTCCTTGGCCTGGCGCATCTGCGCGGCGCGGCCGCACGCATTCGCGATTTCGGTTCGGGCGAACTCAGGATTGCCTGCCTCTCTGCGCTGTCGACCAACATATTGCCGCGCGCCATGAAACGCTTCATGGCCCGCAATCCGAATATCGCCATCACGTTCCAGGCTCGCATGTCCTCGACAGTTCGCGATCTCGTCGCTTCGGGGCAGTTCGACCTCGGGGTCGTCGCCGACGAAATCGACAAAACCGGCGTCACCTTCACCGAATTCGCCCGTTTCCGCGTCGCGGTGGCCATTCCCGAGGGACATCCCCTTGAGAGGCTCGATACGGTTCGTCCGAATGATCTGGCAGGTCACCCCTTTATCGCGCTCGCTCCGGAAGACACCACCCGCGCCGAGGCCGAAGACCTGTTCCAGGCGGCCGGGGTGAAAATGAAAACCGTTATCGAAACCCCATATTCGACAACCATATGTTCGATGGTTGCGGCCGGCATCGGGATCGGTCTGGTGGATCCGTTGACGGCGGAGCCCTATCTCGGGCGCGGTCTGGTGCTGAAGCCGTTCGAGCCGGAAATGCATTTCCGCACGCTCCTCATCACCCCGCCCAACCGCCTTCCCTCCCGGCATCTGGAAGAATTTGTCGCGGACCTGAAGGCAGAGGTGTGAGCCGGCCACGCAGGGCTCCTCACCAAACGCCGACCTTGGTTGGGCCGACACTTCGCGACAACTGCCACAACTTCGGGCCCCGCTTCAAACCTTGCCGAGGGCTGCGCCATCATATCCGTGACCAGAAAAATCAATAACCATACGGAATAGAACGCCCCGATCTTATTATTGGACGGCGCAAATTCCATCCCCGATAGTATGAGCATGGTCAAAACGAAGCCTCCCAAGTTTCGGAGGACCAAATCATAACAAGACGGGAACAATCAGATGAACAAATCCTTCCTTCGCATGTCGCTGGCCGCCCTGTTGGCGACCGCATCGCTTCCGGCATTCGCGCAGAATTTCGACACTTCCGGCATCAATGTCGATGAAGCTCTCGCGGCCCGACTGCCGGACAAGATCAAGCAGGCCGGCATACTCACGATCGGCTCGGACACGGCCTATGCGCCCTGGGAATTCCTGAGCGCCGCCGATGGCCAGACGCCGGAAGGCATCGATGTCGACATCGCCAATGCTATCGGCCGGAAGCTCGGCGTTAATATCGATTTTCGGACCTCGGCGTTTGAAGCGATCCTTCCCGCGCTGGGTTCCAAATTCGACCTCGGCATATCCGCATTCTCGGTTACCGAAGAGCGCATGAAGGCGGTCAACTTCGTCAGCTATGCCATCACCGGCGACATGTGGCTCGTCAGGACAGGAAATCCGACGGGCTTCGATCCATCCAAGCTCTGCGGGCGCACGATCGCGGTCCAGTCCGGCACCTACCACGAACGGGCCATTCTGGCGGAGAACGAGACATGCGTTTCGGCCGGCAAGGAAGAGATCGAGGTCCTGCCGTTTGGCAAGCAGACCGAGGTGCTGACGCGCGTTGCCGTCGGTGGCGCCGATGCCACGGTCTCCGGGGAGGCAGGCATTGGCTACGCGGCCAAGCAATCCGACGGTCGGCTGGAAACGATGGAGCCGGTGGCCGGTGCCTTTGGCGACAGCGGACCCAACGGCATAGCCGTGGCCAAACCCGATCTGGCGCTCGCCGAACTGATCGCCGATACGGTCAATGCGCTGATTGCGGATGGAACCTATCAGGCGCTTCTCGACAGCTGGGGTATTGGCTCGGCAGTCGTCGAGGAAGCGCAGGTCAACCCTGAAACCAATCACTGAGATCATGACATACGATATCAAAAGCACGGCGACCGGATTGCAACCGGTCTCCGAGGCAAAGCCCGATATCACGCACAACGTCGTGGTGCCGCGGCGCTACCTCGGCCGGTGGCTGACCGTTCTGGTAATAGCGATCCTCGTGCTGCAGGTCAGCCATGCAATCGTCAACAATGCCAATTTCCATTGGTCCGTATACTTCAGCTATCTGTTTTCGCCGCAGGTCATCCGCGGCGTCGGGTGGACGCTGCTGCTCACAGTCGTGGCCATGGCGGTAGCAATCGTCGTCGCCGGGCTGCTCGTGGTGATGCGCGACAGCGACAACCCGATCCTGCGCTGGCTGGCATACACATGGGTCTGGTTCTTTCGCGGCACGCCGATCTATACGCAGTTGCTGTTCTGGGGTCTGTTCGCGGTCTTGTTTCCGAGCCTCAGCCTTTCCATCCCCTTCGGTCCGGAACTGATCAGCCTCGATACGCGCTATGTCATCACGCCCGCGCTTGCCGCCATCCTCGGGCTTGGCTTCAACGAATCCGCCTATCTGACGGAAATCTTCCGCGCGGGCTTCAACTCGATCGACGCCGGACAAAAAGAGGCGGCGCAGGCGCTGGGCATGAAATCGGCGAAAATCTGGTGGCGCATCCTGATGCCGCTTGCCATGCGCGTGATCATTCCGCCGACAGGCAACGAAACCATCGGCATGCTGAAGATGACGTCGCTGGTGCTCGCCATACCGTTCACGCTCGACCTGACCTTCGCGACCAATGCGATCGCCAACCGGCTCTATCTGCCGATCCCGCTGCTGATGGTCGCCGGCACCTGGTATCTCGCCATCACCAGCCTGCTGATGGTCGGCCAGCACTACCTCGAACGCCACTTCGGCAGGGGCGTTGCCGGCTATCCCACGAGGGCGGAGTAGACCATGGTCGCAACCAGCTATGATTTCTGCGTCGATATGCAGAACATCCACAAATTCTACGGCCATGTGCATGCGTTGAAAGGCGTTGACATCACGGTCCGCCAGGGCGAGGTCTGTGTCGCGATCGGGCCTTCCGGCTCTGGCAAGTCGACGCTTCTCAGATGCATCAACCAGCTCGAAAGCATTTCCGCCGGCCGGGTGTTTCTGAAGGGCGAACTGCAAGGTTTCACGGAACGCGAAGGCCGCTTTCACCCCCTGACACCTGCTCAGGTCGCCGCCCAAAGACGTATGACCGGCATGGTGTTCCAGCGGTTTCATCTGTTCCCGCACATGACGGCCATCGAGAACGTCATGGAAGGGCCGCGTCACGTCAAGGGCTGGCCACGAGACAAAGCCCGCGAGAAGGGAGAGCAATTGCTGGCGCGCGTCGGGCTCGAGGGGTTCGGAAACCGCTACCCGGCACAGCTTTCCGGCGGCCAGCAGCAACGCGTCGCCATCGCCAGGGCGCTTGCCATGGAGCCGGATGTGATGCTGTTCGATGAGCCGACCTCGGCGCTTGATCCCGAACTGGTCGGCGAGGTTCTCGATGTCATCAAGGACCTTGCGCGAAGCGGCATCACCATGGTCGTCGTGACCCACGAGATCGGCTTTGCGCGTGAAGTCGGCAATCACCTCGTGTTCATGGACCAGGGCCAGATCGTCGAGAAAGGCGTTCCACGAGCCATGCTTGCCAACCCTCAAAACCCGCGTACGGCAGCGTTCCTGTCCAAAGTGCTCTGACCCGCCCCAAAACAACAGAGGGCGGTTCGCCGCCCTTATCGAAATGCAAATAACTGTAATATCCGTCAGCATTGCTGACGCTTGGCGGAAAATGGCTCTTGAAGCCTTCCGTTCCGGGAAAGGCCTTTATCATGAATGATCTCACGCAATGCGTCCTGACCCCGTCTGTACCGTCCGAAGGCTTTTCGCCGCTCGGCGTCGGCGTCCACCGCGCCTCGACAATCGTGTTTGCCGACGCCAAGGCCTACGCATCGCGCCTGGAACGAGGCCATGCGGGTTACTCATACGGCCTCTACGGGACACCGACGACACGCACGCTCGAGGCAAAGCTCAGCGCGTTGGAAGGCGGCGCATGGACGTTCCTGACCCCTTCGGGCCAAGGCGCCAACGCCCTTGCGGTCCTGCCCTTCCTGTCGGCAGGCGACCATATCCTGATCGCCGACACCGCCTATCCGCCAATGCGCGACCTGGCGGAGACAGACCTGCGCCGGCTCGGCGTCGCAGTCGATTTTTTTGATCCGCTATCGCCCGAGGATGTCGCCGTCAAAATGCGCGAGAACACCCGTATCGTCTGGTGCGAAAGCCCCGGTTCGACGACGATGGAGGTGCTCGATCTCCCCGCCATCGCGGCCATTGCGCATGCTGGCGGCGCGCTTGTCGGCGTCGACAACACCTGGGCCACGCCGCTTAACTTCAAGCCGATCGCCCATGGCGCCGACATCGTCACCGAGGCGCTCACCAAGTTCGTTTCCGGCCATTCGGATGTGCTGATGGGCTCGATAACCGTCAAGAACGAGGCACTGATCTATCCCATCCGATCCCTGATCGGCAGGATGGGGATAGGCGTCTCGCCGGATGATGCCTCGCTGGTGCTGCGGGGCTTTGAAACGCTCGGGGTAAGACTGCGCCACAGTGAACGCGTGGCACTCGATTTCGCCCGCAGGATCGAAGGTCACCCGTTAGTAGATGCGGTCCTGCATCCCGCGCTGGAGAGCTTTCCCGGATACGGGCTGTGGAAACGCGACTTTCTCGGTTCGAGCGGCGTCTTCAGCGTGGTGTTTTGCGCCGCGGCCGCGCCGCATATCGCAGCGGCGCTGGATGCGCTTCAAATTTTCGCCATCGGCGCCTCCTGGGGCGGCACGCGCAGCCTTGCGGCGCCGATGTCAGTCGACGGGTTTCGCACGGCGACATCCTGGTCCGGGCCAGACATCATCCTGCGCCTGAGCATCGGCCTGGAGGACGAGAGAGAGCTCTGGGACGATATAGAGCGGCTGCTTTCAGTGCTCGAAACAGCGCAGAGAGCGGCTTGAAGACACTGCAAACGCGGCAATGGCAGCCGAAACGGCCAGACGGAGAACCGGCGTGACAGACACCGAGAAAATGCTCAGCGACATCGATGACAATCTCGATCAGGCGATTGCCAAACTGCTCGATCTGATCGCGATCCCCTCGATTTCCAGCGATCCGGAAAACGCGGCAGACATTCGCCGCGCCGCCGAGTGGCTTTTCCATGAACTGTCGCTGATCGGATTTGAAAGCGAGATCATCGAGACCGCGGGCCATCCCGTCGTACTCGCCCGCTCCGGCAGAACCGGCAAGGCCGGACGGCTGCTGTTCTACGGGCATTACGACGTCCAGCCTGTTGGCGACCGCGAACAATGGAGCCACGCGCCGTTTTCTCCCGAACTGGTCGAGGAAGACGGCAAGAAGCGCTTCTACGGTCGTGGCGCATCCGACAGCAAGAGCCAGCTCTGGAGCTTCATCGAGGCCCTGCGGGCCTGGAAGGCCGTCAACGGCGACTTTCCGACCGAGATCGTCATTCTGCTGGAAGGCGAGGAGGAATCCGGATCGGCAAGCCTGCCGGCTTTCATCGACGCCTATCGCGAGGCGCTGGCCTGTGACGTTGCTTTCATATGCGATGCCGAGATGTGGTCGCCGACCGAACCGGCGATCACCACCCGGCTCAAGGGCCTTGTCCACGAGCGGGTGACGGTGGCAACTCCCAACCCCGATCTCCATTCCGGTCTTTTCGGGGCCGTCGCCGCCAATCCGATCCGCATCCTCGGTTCCATCCTCTCCGGACTGCATGACGACACCGGCCGGATCACAATCGAAGGCTTCTACGACGGTGTGGAAGACATTCCGCCGGGCCTGCGCACCGATTGGCAGGAATTGTCGCGCCAGACGGCGCTTTTCGACGAGGTCGACCGCGCCGGCGGGATCATAGAGGAGGGATATACCGCGCTGGAAGCCATGTGGGGTCGCCCGACCGTGGACATCAATGGCATTACCGGCGGCAATCAGGGGCCGGGCGAACGATCGGTTCTTCCGGCAACGGCGACGGCCCGACTCTCCTTCCGCCTTGCGCCCGGACAGGATCCCGACCGGGTCCGGAAGCGTTTCCGAAGCCATGTCGAAGCGCGTGTTCCGCAGGGCTGTTCGGTCTCGTTTCATGGCGAAGGGGGCAGTTCGGCGGTGGCACTTTCGGAAGACAGCCCGCATCTTGCCGCCGCCAGTCGCGGTCTTGAAATCGAATGGCAGAAGCCAACGCGCCTGATCGGTTCCGGCGGCGCCATTCCGTTGGTTCAGTTGTTCAACGATATGCTGGGTGCGGAATGCGTGGTGATCGGCTTCATCCTGTCCGGCGATGCGATCCACGCCCCTGACGAACATTATGATGTCGAACGGGTTCGCAGAGGCGCGCGAAGCTGGGTGCATATCCTCAAGGAATTGGAAAAGCTGCAGAAATCCGCAGCGGCAAAGGCATGAGCCCGTCTTAATTGTTCCAAACTCTCAAACCGGAGAAAAGTCTATATGGGTCCCGCGATACTTCCGCTCTTCGAGCCCCCTGCTCTTCCCGATGCCGCAGAAACGGTGGTGATCGGCGGCGGGAT from Martelella sp. NC20 includes these protein-coding regions:
- a CDS encoding carbohydrate ABC transporter permease is translated as MMSRRKMKLRRQRFQMTRRNMIGLFFAFLFLAPLAWSLLVSFKTSAESRKPPLPPWPTTGFSTQSYQNLSDFGSGIWTYTGNSLTVSLATVVLSVVVSLLAGYGFSRFRFPFKNALFVLIIATIMIPFQSVLTPLFVILSKLGLQNTLTGIVCVYVTLQMPFSIFMMRNAFDAVPKEIEDAARVDGASVIKVLYRIMLPLVLPGVATVAIFAFLASWNEFLAALILLTDQQKYTLPVLMVAVRSGQYGTIDWGAVQAGVTLMMVPCLVVFLLLQRYYIRGLTAGAVK
- a CDS encoding carbohydrate ABC transporter permease, with protein sequence MPETQFTTATPRRPRRGRVRRKQLVGLLFVAPAVALVTVFFVIPLCMTFWMSLHNWPLMGAPRFIGLGNYAQMLHDSQFWNSLRFTVFYTLIVTVVLFAVAFPLAVFVDRPDAMTRFYRTAYFLPYVVGFGSASLLWVWLMNVDSGLFSQLAWRLGLTEKPVNLLASFDTTFISIIVMVVWKTVGFNMIILLTGLQGISTEVQEAARVDGASSWQRFRRITLPLMRRTIALALILSVSGSMLAFDQFYIISDGGPQNQTITTVFWIFSQSFMSFHLGYGSALSMVLLLILVTISVIQLRLLRNPEGM
- a CDS encoding ABC transporter substrate-binding protein, producing MKPVKIAALTALALSMAPFGASAETYSMWVRNSSEAFMPDLIEAFNASHEDQIELQIVPSTEMVQKYAVAAAGGSAPDFVSLDLVYTPAFAKAGQLADLTELARSLPYFDQLSKAHVEAGTYDGKIYGVPMSADVSVLLWNKRLFREAGLDPDKAPANWAEIEEYAGKVNAVGDGTYGFYFAGACGGCNAFTFMPLIWASGGDILVDDGKRATIDTPQMHDAINFYRDMVAKGYVPESAKTDTGTNFFGGFAADNVGISPIGAFAIGNLVKNYPDVEFGVAPLPGKDGGASAFGGGDNFVVTAGRDTLGAAKEFLDFAYSVEGQTLLAKLGSLPTRADVAQEALSGLDDRYLTAVEAMETARTPSSPVYNDIINSKTGPWKQMLGEAFFGDDVDGSLKRAQDTMQSILDASN
- a CDS encoding LacI family DNA-binding transcriptional regulator, coding for MSNEKPVFHWENDVADANGGGRVTIYDVASKAGVSTATASKALNDTGRMSAETRARIRRVAEELGFRPNALARSLTSKRSFTVGLLTDDTYGRFTLPVMAGVSEGLIDQGVSVFLCSVGGDPALARIHVDAMLDKQVDGIIATGKRVDRPLPVDLSKVPVPVVYVLTEGPAGTITLVPDERQGAGEAVRHLAARGCRRIAHITGPEHFLVVRERAFSYRQTLEAAGLEMPAAGVLCGTWSEHWGHEAIARLWAFDERPDGIFCGNDQIARGVMDALRERGVAIPHDVAVVGFDNWEIVAEETRPPLTTIDMNLKELGRQAGLTLVRLVNGEEIERGLLQLPCKLVVRSS
- a CDS encoding LysR substrate-binding domain-containing protein; its protein translation is MNLRQIEVFRVVMTNGTTARAAEVLHISQPAISKTIQELERSLGFALFLRVKGRLHPTPEGQLFFREVEHAFLGLAHLRGAAARIRDFGSGELRIACLSALSTNILPRAMKRFMARNPNIAITFQARMSSTVRDLVASGQFDLGVVADEIDKTGVTFTEFARFRVAVAIPEGHPLERLDTVRPNDLAGHPFIALAPEDTTRAEAEDLFQAAGVKMKTVIETPYSTTICSMVAAGIGIGLVDPLTAEPYLGRGLVLKPFEPEMHFRTLLITPPNRLPSRHLEEFVADLKAEV
- a CDS encoding ABC transporter substrate-binding protein translates to MNKSFLRMSLAALLATASLPAFAQNFDTSGINVDEALAARLPDKIKQAGILTIGSDTAYAPWEFLSAADGQTPEGIDVDIANAIGRKLGVNIDFRTSAFEAILPALGSKFDLGISAFSVTEERMKAVNFVSYAITGDMWLVRTGNPTGFDPSKLCGRTIAVQSGTYHERAILAENETCVSAGKEEIEVLPFGKQTEVLTRVAVGGADATVSGEAGIGYAAKQSDGRLETMEPVAGAFGDSGPNGIAVAKPDLALAELIADTVNALIADGTYQALLDSWGIGSAVVEEAQVNPETNH
- a CDS encoding amino acid ABC transporter permease encodes the protein MTYDIKSTATGLQPVSEAKPDITHNVVVPRRYLGRWLTVLVIAILVLQVSHAIVNNANFHWSVYFSYLFSPQVIRGVGWTLLLTVVAMAVAIVVAGLLVVMRDSDNPILRWLAYTWVWFFRGTPIYTQLLFWGLFAVLFPSLSLSIPFGPELISLDTRYVITPALAAILGLGFNESAYLTEIFRAGFNSIDAGQKEAAQALGMKSAKIWWRILMPLAMRVIIPPTGNETIGMLKMTSLVLAIPFTLDLTFATNAIANRLYLPIPLLMVAGTWYLAITSLLMVGQHYLERHFGRGVAGYPTRAE
- a CDS encoding amino acid ABC transporter ATP-binding protein, coding for MVATSYDFCVDMQNIHKFYGHVHALKGVDITVRQGEVCVAIGPSGSGKSTLLRCINQLESISAGRVFLKGELQGFTEREGRFHPLTPAQVAAQRRMTGMVFQRFHLFPHMTAIENVMEGPRHVKGWPRDKAREKGEQLLARVGLEGFGNRYPAQLSGGQQQRVAIARALAMEPDVMLFDEPTSALDPELVGEVLDVIKDLARSGITMVVVTHEIGFAREVGNHLVFMDQGQIVEKGVPRAMLANPQNPRTAAFLSKVL
- a CDS encoding trans-sulfuration enzyme family protein, coding for MNDLTQCVLTPSVPSEGFSPLGVGVHRASTIVFADAKAYASRLERGHAGYSYGLYGTPTTRTLEAKLSALEGGAWTFLTPSGQGANALAVLPFLSAGDHILIADTAYPPMRDLAETDLRRLGVAVDFFDPLSPEDVAVKMRENTRIVWCESPGSTTMEVLDLPAIAAIAHAGGALVGVDNTWATPLNFKPIAHGADIVTEALTKFVSGHSDVLMGSITVKNEALIYPIRSLIGRMGIGVSPDDASLVLRGFETLGVRLRHSERVALDFARRIEGHPLVDAVLHPALESFPGYGLWKRDFLGSSGVFSVVFCAAAAPHIAAALDALQIFAIGASWGGTRSLAAPMSVDGFRTATSWSGPDIILRLSIGLEDERELWDDIERLLSVLETAQRAA
- a CDS encoding M20/M25/M40 family metallo-hydrolase; the protein is MTDTEKMLSDIDDNLDQAIAKLLDLIAIPSISSDPENAADIRRAAEWLFHELSLIGFESEIIETAGHPVVLARSGRTGKAGRLLFYGHYDVQPVGDREQWSHAPFSPELVEEDGKKRFYGRGASDSKSQLWSFIEALRAWKAVNGDFPTEIVILLEGEEESGSASLPAFIDAYREALACDVAFICDAEMWSPTEPAITTRLKGLVHERVTVATPNPDLHSGLFGAVAANPIRILGSILSGLHDDTGRITIEGFYDGVEDIPPGLRTDWQELSRQTALFDEVDRAGGIIEEGYTALEAMWGRPTVDINGITGGNQGPGERSVLPATATARLSFRLAPGQDPDRVRKRFRSHVEARVPQGCSVSFHGEGGSSAVALSEDSPHLAAASRGLEIEWQKPTRLIGSGGAIPLVQLFNDMLGAECVVIGFILSGDAIHAPDEHYDVERVRRGARSWVHILKELEKLQKSAAAKA